From the genome of Rhinoderma darwinii isolate aRhiDar2 chromosome 1, aRhiDar2.hap1, whole genome shotgun sequence:
acaaaaaaaaacaaaccacgattttaaaggtgtacatagtttaAGCGCAGTGTATTAGAATGTCAGGTATGCAGAGCCGCTCATGTATACAGTTTGTGCTATTTAATAGTGAACTTGTGCTTCTGCCGTCACTGTATTAATGAGGGTGGCTTTTCCGGTCTCCATCCCCTTTCCTCAGTGTAGATTGATGGCCGCTGATCAGCGGTCATCACTCAGAAGAGGGAAGAGGACCCCTCATGAACACGGCAGAAACACATTTTTGTCCCGTTTGGCATAATAGTTTAGTGGAcctagcattatacggtatgtggTATCAACTAGAGCAGCAGATTTTATTGACTTAACTTTAATACTATAAAATACACAAACCATGTACAACAGagaaaaaaacctaaataaaaccAAACAAAATCTACAATACATTTGATAATCATACCATGGCCTGAAGATCTACTTGGGGGTTCCAGTCAGAATCATATATGATGACAACATCAGCAGTAGCAAGGTTTATTCCAAGTCCACCAGCACGTGTGCTCAACATAAAAATGAATTTTGGACTACCAGGAGCATTATAACCCAAGATGGATTCCTGCAAAATATACAAATTAGAGCAAGCTTCTAAACACAATTGTAACACAAGCTAAAACACATGGCAACACTAACTTGTCTATCATCATGTGGCGTTTGTCCATCCAGGCGGCAATAGTCATAATTTCTCCACATACAATAATCTTCCAAGATATCCAAGACTCTTGTCATCTGGCTGAATATCAGCACACGAGAAcctattataaaaaaacaaaaaacaaaaaaaaacaaccgtaTTTATATGGAAAAGAGAAAATGATAGATCTTTGTTTTCATATTTCCAGGGTTAACACATATTGGGAGCATCTGTACAATAGTTTAAGTATCAGTAGACCGTACAAAACAAAACCCGCATACCTTGCTCTTTCAGCTTGGGGAGAAGCTTGTCCAGCACAACCATTTTACCACTATTTGTAACCAAGTGCATATCTGTGGTATACGGAGGGCCAGGTTCAGCGCCATCAAAAAGGTAAGGATGATTGCAGCACTTTCTCAACTGCATCAGGATGTTCAATAGTCTCATTTTATCAGTCTTCCCTGACGAGTTCAAAATGTCAATGTCTTTCATTAAAATCCTTGTATACCTATAAAAGATTGAGACAAAATCCAATATTTCAGGGGTTATAGTTAATCGAAATAAATCTCTATATAAAAACGCCAAACAAAACCTATAAAACaaaggcagaattgctgtttttggtcatcttgcctcccaaaaaagcaATTCGGCTGGAatcccacatgcgtttttcatagcAGTTtttgatgtcgttttcttgaaccAAACCGTAGTGCAGGGGTCAACAACTcaactgttgtgaaactacaactcccaccatgcactgacaGCTAAAGGTTTTAACTGCTCCAGCCAAAGCCATTCATTCTGCGCCTGTGTTTGGCATAAAAAGTACTGGCTCTCAGACCGTGGCGAGACAAAAACTAAAGTATTGTTATCACCGTAATCTTAAATTGGTTGTCCGGTTTCTGCAAAACAATGTTTAGCATTGCCATGCAtccgtcacatgaccatggacagaatttgatCCCcttgaagtaaacaatgaaggttcccactaaacaagcagagatcttgaaaaccgcaaggaattaatacagaaaccaTATTGAAAAATGTAGTAACTGTAAATACCAAAAAACAAaattttgctgaaactggacaacccctttaacaactcACAGAATTAAAATGACATTTACAGCGTACGGTGAAGTCTGTGGAAACAaaaccatgaaaaaaaactaCGGTGCAATGATTTTCTCCATGAGTTACAAATACTTATTCTGGTTTCTGTAATAAGGGAAAAATAGAAATGCAGCAATACTTcgcttaaaaataataataatacaaaaagaaCAAAACGTACCATTCTCTCTGCATCTTACTGAGCCCGACATAGATTTTAACTTCCTTCTTTGGGGGGAGACTTTTTTCCACTTCAGCCTTTATACGTCGCAGGAGGAAAGGCCTCAACACCTACACAGAAATAGTTACATATATCGACGTCTTACAATTGCTTCATCATTTCATATACAAATGCTTAGTGTAGGGATCAATACTTGCCATATGAAGACGTTCCACCAGTTTTTGATCCCCAAGGCAATTGTTGGTATCAAACCAAGAGTCGAAATCCTATggcaaaaaattaaaacaaacttTTTATACTAACATAGAACAAGTTAATCCTCTCAGGAATCTAAAAACGTGTATCTCATAACTTACCACTGAAGAGTTGAATACATCTGGAAGCAAGAAATTCAGAAGTGCCCAGAGTTCATGTAAGTTATTCTGAAGGGGAGTTCCTGTTAGGAGGAGACGATTTGTAGTCTTAAATTCTCTCACAATTTCTGAAAGCTGAAATAAAAAGAAATGATAAGTACAGGATGTGATGAATAAAATCAGCCACAGTTCTTAAAAATTAGTATTTCGCAAAAGTTTACACAAACCTTCGACTTTTCGTTCTTGATTCTGTGAGCTTCATCAATAACCAAGTATCGCCAGTTAAACTTCTTAAACACAGACTTCTCCCTGATGAGCATTTCATATGATGTCACACAAACATCCCATTCCCCTGGCAAAAGGACATCACGCACAAAGGCAGACTGagagaaataaaataatgttaaacacATTTCAGGAAAAGCGCTCTTTATATAGCACAAACTTTACTCCCAAATTATCCGTCGTGACAAAAATAAGACAGACTCACTCTTTGATCCTTGTCACCAATAAGGCAGATTGCTCGTAGGGAGGGCACCCATCTTTTGAATTCAGCCATCCAATTGTGCAAGGTGGACTTGGGAACCAATACCATATGTGGTCCAGGAATGTTCCTGTAGTGCTTCATATAGCCAAGAAGACTAATTGTCTGCAGTGTCTTGCCAAGACCCTAAGGAAACACAAAAAATAGGTAATTGCCATTTCTGCTGTATTTAGTTTAGGTCAGCTTGTGTGTCATGTTACTAGAAGTGCAGCTCACTATAGGTCCGTTACTAGAAGTGCAGCTCCCTATAGGTCGGTTACTAGAAGTGCAGCTCACTATAGGTCCGTTACTAGAAGTGCAGCTCACTATAGGTCCGTTACTAGAAGTGCAGCTCCCTATAGGTCGGTTACTAGAAGTGCAGCTCACTATAGGTCTGTTACTAGAAGTGCAGCTCACTATAGGTCTGTTACTAGAAGTGCAGCTCACTACAGGTCTGTTACTAGAAGTGCAGCTCACTACAGGTCTGTTACTAGAAGTGCAGCTCACTACAGGTCCGTTACAAGAAGTGCAGCTCCCTATAGGTCCGTTACTAGAAGTGCAGCTCCCTACAGGTCCGTTACTAGAAGTGCAGCTCACTACAGGTCCGTTACTAGAAGTGCAGCTCACTACAGGTCCGTTACTAGAAGTGCAGCTCACTACAGGTCCGTTACTAGAAGTGCAGCTCACTACAGGTCCGTTACAAGAAGTGCAGCTCCCTATAGGTCCGTTACTAGAAGTGCAGCTCCCTATAGGTCCGTTACTAGAAGTGCAGCTCCCTATAGGTCTGTTACTAGAAGTGCAGCTCCCTATAGGTCTGTTACTAGAAGTGCAGCTCCCTACAGGTCCGTTACTAGAAGTGCAGCTCCCTATAGGTCTGTTACTAGAAGTGCAGCTCCCTATAGGTCTGTTACTAGAAGTGCAGCTCCCTATAGGTCTGTTACTAGAAGTGCAGCTCACTATAGGTCTGTTACTAGAAGTGCAGCTCACTATAGGTCTGTTACTAGAAGTGCAGCTCCCTACAGGTCCGTTACAAGAAGTGCAGCTCCCTATAGGTCTGTTACTAGAAGTGCAGCTCCCTATAGGTCTGTTACTAGAAGTGCAGCTCCCTATAGGTCTGTTACTAGAAGTGCAGCTCCCTATAGGTCTGTTACTAGAAGTGCAGCTCCCTATAGGTCTGTTACTAGAAGTGCAGCTCCCTATAGGTCTGTTACTAGAAGTGCAGCTCCCTATAGGTCTGTTACTAGAAGTGCAGCTCCCTATAGGTCTGTTACTAGAAGTGCAGCTCCCTATAGGTCTGTTACTAGAAGTGCAGCTCCCTATAGGTCTGTTACTAGAAGTGCAGCTCACTATAGGTCTGTTACAAGAAGTGCAGCTCCCTATAGGTCTGTTACAAGAAGTGCAGCTCCCTATAGGTCTGTTACTAGAAGTGCAGCTCCCTATAGGTCTGTTACTAGAAGTGCAGCTCCCTATAGGTCTGTTACTAGAAGTGCAGCTCCCTATAGGTCTGTTACTAGAAGTGCAGCTCCCTATAGGTCTGTTACTAGAAGTGCAGCTCCCTATAGGTCTGTTACTAGAAGTGCAGCTCACTATAGGTCTGTTACAAGAAGTGCAGCTCCCTATAGGTCTGTTACTAGAAGTGCAGCTCCCTATAGGTCTGTTACTAGAAGTGCAGCTCACTATAGGTCTGTTACAAGAAGTGCAGCTCCCTATAGGTCTGTTACAAGAAGTGCAGCTCCCTATAGGTCTGTTACTAGAAGTGCAGCTCCCTATAGGTCTGTTACTAGAAGTGCAGCTCCCTATAGGTCTGTTACTAGAAGTGCAGCTCCCTATAGGTCTGTTACTAGAAGTGCAGCTCCCTATAGGTCTGTTACTAGAAGTGCAGCTCCCTATAGGTCTGTTACTAGAAGTGCAGCTCACTATAGGTCGATATCATTTCAATCAGAAGTTTTGTTTAGCAGTTTTAGGCATGTTAAAGCCATTTATAAATAGTCTGCCTCCATATAGTCAGATTTCTTTGAGACAAATGCCGATTGATAGCTGTATTGTGCATCGAAGCTCCTTTACTGGGAAGAATATCTTGGCCAAATAAAAGGGGACTTTACTAAATGCTCCCGGGATGAGTTATGGTTTTGCATTGTATTATCATAAAAATCAGCAGGTCGCTGCTCTACCACACACTCTGCATAGGATTGCTAATACACAAGCTTTTAAACaacatgcagatttttgcaatgaaaggggttttccagtttcagcaaattaatgttattttttatgtAATGAAAAAAAGTTAGTTTTCCAACATAATTTCAATATTAATTCCtcagttttcaaaatctctgcttgttattcCGTAGGAAtattcatggtttacttccagtgggtaGAATGGTGTCCCTAGTCATGTGATTATCACAGAGGAGCACTGGACAGAATTCtacccactggaagtaaaccatgaataTTCCTAcggaacaacaagcagagattttgaaaactgaGGAATTAATATAGGTAGTAGAACTACTattatataaaacattacaattgCTGAatccggacaactcctttaaaaggCGCGTTTAAACCATAGTAACTTATTGTTAGGAAATGCCATAACTTGTTAATAGGTGCGGCTCCAGACTCCGAGGTCCCCGTTAATAAAGCACCGCAGCACCATGCTCTATAACTTACTATGGTGAGAAAAAAACTCCTTCAATTCAAAAGAAACAGCAAAACCAAACTTGGTCACATACCATTTCATCAGCCAGTATGCCATTTATCCCATTTTCATACAACGATATGAGCCAGTTCAAGCCTCTGACTTGATAGTCCCTTAATGTACCACCTTTCACATCTGTAGAAACAAAAATCAATGTAACACTGTGCATCATCATCTATAGCATTCTTGATAAAAGGCTGATCTGTCAAATACAGATGAAGCCAAAAATAAACTTCAAGATAATCCAATGGGCAACTACACCACTTTGCTCTAGTTTAGATGAGACGTTTGCAGACATAGAAGATTgacgagggaaaaaaaaaacaaaaaaaaacagaccacaTGGTCTAACTAAGCTGTCCTTATATTATTAGATGGAGACTCAGTAGTTGGGTGGCCATGATTGCGGAAACCACCGAGGTCGATGGACTATGctttttctgtaactcctatTCACTACTTTGggcgttacagaaacagcatagcatggCAAGGTAGGCTGTTTCTGCAAATGTCTACATTGGAAACATTCCATTAAATCGCTTCTGAAAAATGTTATGCTTAAGACCTTCCACCATTTTTGTAGCCAATCGATAGACCAGttctatttatctatttttttactgtcTTTTTGTAGGCGAGGTATCCAGAGCTGAACACTGTATTCCGGATATGCCCTCAGaacctccctctttctactggTTATACCTCTAGTTATGCAGCCACTCTACTAGGCTCCCTACAGCCAAAataatgtgatgtgaacatagccttagagatgCTCCTTAAGGAGCAAGTGCACGAAGGATATTGCAATAaacaggcatgttgaaatcaccCAGAATTACAAAATATTCTACACCATGACTTCCAAATTGTAAGCTAGAAGCTGCACTTGCAGTGATCTGGTGCTTGTAAAGCGAACCACAAGTTCCATCATACTCTGCATTGTAGAACCTATACAAATGAAGTCCTGACAAACCTCCATACCGCTTCTCTAACCTCATTGGTTATTTTACATTTATCTGAATTTAAAGGGGGAAAACAGATAGTAACGATCTCCTGATAGGTTGTAAGATCTCAAATATCCACACGTAGGCTGTGGTGCTGTAATGATCATTGGAACCCCTGAGCACAGGTAAGATTTAAAATGTGCAAAATTCTCTGAAagctaaaaaataaattattcaaGACTGTGGCAATCTTCAGTGGGAAATCCACCCAATCAGCTAGAGGAATTTCACTGGTAAAACACCTGTAAATCAGGGTCACATTCCTAGTGAGTCAAGCAAAGGCTGTCCCAATAGCACCGCTCTCTAGTACATTGAACGATTCGCTACATGTGCCAGGAAGAGCTGCTCCTTTGGTTACCAGGTGGGGATGgcaccattttatttttactgtagacAGGTCTCAGGCATGCGCGGTAGCCTGAGAGCGGTCCTATTTAGTCACTGCCGAGACTACTACAGCAGAGCCCTTATCAGGGCTTTCACACTGGTGCTTGCTCTGAAGCGGTTAGTTCTATATGTAAATATAGAGATATCAGAATGGACTTTGGagcaaacaaaaatatatatttttttattactgtgaacAAGCTTAGGAGACCCGAACACTGAACTGGAGAAAGAGGGGAGAGGACACTGCccttttacacagcacatagagaATGATAAGGAGGGAGGAACGAGTAAACCTCCTGTTAGATGTTATTTTGGCGCTATACCTAGCGGTATTGGGAGCGTGCATGCTGATGCAAGTGGTGCTGTGATATTTTCACAGCGCCATCTGCTGGTTATGTGAATGGAAAGCTCTTTGTACCGCCCACTCAAGCAGAAATTATAGGGAACGAAGTGGAGGACCGTGCAGTCCTGTAGTAGGATTATGGGGGTAAGATCAAACAATGGAGGGGtggaatatatttatttttgataaataaaaagatttagggtataaaaaaaaaaaataatgagggAAAATGGGAGTAAACCTTTAAGGACTCGCCTTATATCCAAGTTATCTGCTTTTATTTGTTTAATCTTATTTTGGGTTCATTTTTCTGGAAATCGGGAGCAATTCTCAGTTTGCCAGTTAGgctttatgcacacgaccgtgcccgtaattacaaccTGCAATTACAGGCATGGccggtgctcccattataaagtataggagcgctGTCcgtaaaaataggacgtcctatttttttcggcaggtttctatggcacggacaccctcccataggcagacatacgggaaggtgtccgtcggccatagaagtgaatgggcccgtaattacaggcgattttacggtcgtgtgcatggggctttatggTCTCAAGCTACAATTTTCAAGTACGGTTATGTTCACACCACATTATTTGGCCTTCCTTTATAAAATGTAGGCTGTAACAGATACTCAACAATGGCATCTGTTACcagtaggctataatggtatccgtgttAAATACCTGGGACATAACATACGGTGGCATCCGTAACCCATAGGCTACTATGTTAAAAGAACGTATACGGTTCTCTCTTTACTGGACTGGAGTCTGCTACGCTATTTAATACCTTATCTGTTGCAGTATACTAATGTTTACcggccatgtgaacagggccttacaacgGTCACCACAGATTAAATTTATATTGTAACTGGAGAGCGCACAGGTACTTACAGGACGGGGACTCTTCGAATCTGGTACACACATTAGTGGTCTTGGAACTTTCAGTTAAAAGTTCTTCATCCTCTTCTTGCTCCGTTCTCCGATGTCGGTTACTGAAACAAAATTAGgatttttttcactaaaaacttTGGAACTTTGGATTCTCTTTATCGCGGCATCCAAACTTTAGTGGTGTTCATACATAATAAGCGATTGTCAGTTCACAATATATGCAATAACCGACATATTGCCAGTAAGGAAAAAGAAGCAAACAAAACCTGCAAGGGGAATGAATaaaattcttaaccccttcatcacacaaaaaaaagAACCTTGGAGGCTTTCCCGCATTATTCCAACGGCACCTTTTTTTGGCGCTAAATATAAAACGTACACATGTACATGGAGCCTATGGTCTAAACTTACTCTAAAAGGCATTATAGACACCTGTAGTGCCAACAGACACAGCATTAGATCTTTTCAAGTAGAACTGGCAGCTGCAAGAAGACAGAGGGTGACGGCTGTGTCCTTGTATGATGCTGTAATGATTCAATCAGAATACCTTTCATATGGAAAAAGATAGTGGACTGAAACCAGTACAACATCTTCTGAAGATTACAGAGAACACACGTGTACTAGAAAAGGATGCCACGTACTCTCCTGCAGAGATCAGATTCTGCTTGTCGTCTCTCTTTAACCTCGGACGTCCGGGTTTCATTTTTAACGGAGACGTTGGTGTTTTTTGTGCTGCTGGTTGAATGAAATGTGCAAACAATTCGGTTTGCTTCAGAAGGTATTCAAATCTGTTGGAGCGGTCTTCTTTCTGTGTAAACAAGACAAATTTAAGACCCAAAAATACATGTGCAGCTTTTCACTAAAACATGGTCTTTAAAAAACAAATCATGATTAGCTAAAGGAGTCTTTCCCCTACAGATATCTATTGACTGCCGATAAGATGCCATAGACGTGCGACTGGTGGGGTGTCGGTGAAACGTCTCCCATACCCAGTCCAATTCACAGAGTATAAATCACTGTACATTATAGTAAAACGCGCTCCTTCAACTGTTTCTGGGAATTAGAACCCTTTATGACCAGCCAAATTTGACATCAGGGATACAAAGTCACCAACTGTAGGTTTTTAGGACAATCTGCTTCCTATCGATAAACCGATTCTCCTTTTTAAAGCGAATCTGTCTTCATACTATCTGCTGATCATGAGGGGGAGGCTGGACTGCATGAACAAGAGACTTCTGggtaaataggattttttttccccagcgaatacgctgcaaaagtcgcaacacacgtcattctgttgcaggttttgcatcttcattgaattcaatggggaagaccGGCAAAAGAAAAAACTCAGCATAAACGGACACGCTGCGGCTTTAAataccgcaccacaggtcaatttattacatTTTACGTTGCGTTTcttttccacagcgtgggcatgagattttcgaaTTCTCTTCCACTTCGCTGCTACAGTAAATGCTGCAAAATATCCGCATAGAATGCACTTGCGAAAtcccagggagatgcgctgccgacagaaTAGAaacatatggggacgagcggtcgcagtaatgtttgctcGTCCTCATGCaccgctccttgtgaaaggagcaaataagCGCTGATCAAGGATTGGTCTAATTTATCAACGCTCGTTTACGCGGCAAACGCAAGAGGACCCTTAAAGTGCCAGCAAAGTGATTATCCATGTCCAACCCTGCAATAGCCAAGTGGGGGACAACCCAAAGACATTGTGAGCAAGATGGCAGTATAGCATAGTCTTGTAACACGGCCGTGCTTCACGTGGGCTGGGACTACTATGATATAAGTCGCCATTTAGCCGAGAATATACAGGCACAGAAATTCTTACAAACGGCTCCCATATAATTCTGCATATAAAGAGACAGTTACCCTTTTTTCTTCATAATCAGGGTACATTTCATTGACTTCTTTTGTTTTATTAGGGGATTCAGTCTCTTCTTTTCCAGGCTCCTGTTCCTGCAGAAAGaagaataataaatatatatattagggctgggcaatcaaattaaccccttaatgaccaggccaatttgcatgttaatgaccaaggattattttttgttttttcaaatcgcattccaagagtcgtaacttttttatttttgagctgTATTTTGTAATTCCacaatttttatatgcatataatatatagattaacttttatcaactttaATTTTagtagagaattgaaaataagcagctattccagcattgattttcacgttataaaatttacgccgtttactatgcagcataaataacatgttaactttattctatgggtcggcacgattaaccccttaatgaccagcctattttagaccttaatgaccgagccattttataagtttttccatcgtcgcattccaagagctataacttttttatttttgcgtcgacatagctgtataaggtcttgttttttgcaggacaagttgtattttttaatagcaccattttgggggacatatttattgattaacttttattaacttttgggggggggggggaattgaaaaaaaatcagaaatttcgctactctttttcgcgtcttaaatctacgccgtttaccgtgatataaataacacaataactttattcagcgggttgttacgattgcaacgataccaaatttgtatagattttgtatgttttactacttttacacagt
Proteins encoded in this window:
- the SMARCA5 gene encoding SWI/SNF-related matrix-associated actin-dependent regulator of chromatin subfamily A member 5, with amino-acid sequence MSEENAEQREDSGMDVKEEEKMTVEEAGDASGDKPQSGKDETVITEQAMVEQEPGKEETESPNKTKEVNEMYPDYEEKRKEDRSNRFEYLLKQTELFAHFIQPAAQKTPTSPLKMKPGRPRLKRDDKQNLISAGDNRHRRTEQEEDEELLTESSKTTNVCTRFEESPSYVKGGTLRDYQVRGLNWLISLYENGINGILADEMGLGKTLQTISLLGYMKHYRNIPGPHMVLVPKSTLHNWMAEFKRWVPSLRAICLIGDKDQRSAFVRDVLLPGEWDVCVTSYEMLIREKSVFKKFNWRYLVIDEAHRIKNEKSKLSEIVREFKTTNRLLLTGTPLQNNLHELWALLNFLLPDVFNSSVDFDSWFDTNNCLGDQKLVERLHMVLRPFLLRRIKAEVEKSLPPKKEVKIYVGLSKMQREWYTRILMKDIDILNSSGKTDKMRLLNILMQLRKCCNHPYLFDGAEPGPPYTTDMHLVTNSGKMVVLDKLLPKLKEQGSRVLIFSQMTRVLDILEDYCMWRNYDYCRLDGQTPHDDRQESILGYNAPGSPKFIFMLSTRAGGLGINLATADVVIIYDSDWNPQVDLQAMDRAHRIGQTKTVRVFRYITDNTIEERIVERAETKLRLDSIVIQQGRLVDQNLNKLGKDEMLQMIRHGATHVFASKDSEITDEDIDAILERGEKKTAELKEKLSNMGESSLRNFTMETDSSVYKFEGEDYREKQKLAFTEWIEPPKRERKANYAVDAYFREALRVSEPKIPKAPRPPKQPCVQDFQFFPPRLFELLEKEILYYRKTIGYKVPRNPELPNAAQAQKEEQLKIDEAEPLNDEELEEKEKLLTQGFTNWNKRDFNQFIKANEKWGRDDIENIAREVEGKTPDDVMEYSAVFWERCNELQDIEKIMAQIERGEARIQRRISIKKALDTKIGRYKAPFHQLRISYGTNKGKNYTEEEDRFLICMLHKLGFDKENVYDELRQCIRNSPQFRFDWFLKSRTANELQRRCNTLITLIERENLELEEKEKAEKKKRGPKSSSAQKRKMDGAPDGRGRRKKLKL